In the Aeromicrobium fastidiosum genome, GTAGTCGGTGACGACCTTCGAGCCCGGTGCCAGCGTGGTCTTGACCCACGGCTTGCGCTGCAGGCCCTTCTCGACGGCCTTCTTGGCCAGCAGGCCCGCGCCGATCATGACCGACGGGTTGGAGGTGTTGGTGCACGACGTGATCGCGGCGATCGTGACGGCACCGTGGTCGATGTCGAACGACGTGCCGTCGTCGAGCGTGACGGACTGGACGTTGGAGGCGTCGGACGAACCCGCGTAGTCGGCCAGTGCGGTCTGGAACGACGACGCCGACTCGGTCAGCGACACGCGGTCCTGCGGACGCTTGGGACCGGCGATCGACGGGACGACGTCGCCGAGGTCGAGCTCGAGGTACTCGCTGAAGCGGGGCTCGTGGTCGGGGTCGTGCCACAGGCCCTGGGCCTTGGCGTAGGCCTCGACGAGGGCGATCTCGTCCTCGGTGCGACCCGTGAGGCGCAGGTACTTGGTGGTCTCGTCGTCGATCGGGAAGACCGCGATGGTCGAGCCGTACTCGGGGCTCATGTTGCCGATCGTGGCGCGGTTGGCCAGCGGCACCGCGCCGACGCCCGAGCCGTAGAACTCGACGAACTTGCCGACCACGCCGTGCTTGCGCAGCTGCTCGGTGATGACCAGCACGAGGTCGGTGGCGGTCGCGCCCTGCGGCAGCTCGCCCGACAGCTTGAAGCCCACGACGCGCGGGATCAACATGCTGATCGGCTGGCCCAGCATCGCGGCCTCGGCCTCGATGCCGCCGACACCCCAGCCGACGACGCCCAGGCCGTTGACCATCGTGGTGTGCGAGTCGGTGCCGACGCAGGAGTCGGGGTAGACCGTTCCACTCTTGTCGAAGACGACGCGCGCGAGCTTCTCGATGTTGACCTGGTGCACGATGCCGGTTCCGGGCGGGACGACCTTGAAGTCGTCGAACGCGCCCTGTCCCCAGCGCAGGAACTGGTAGCGCTCGCGGTTGCGCTCGTACTCGATCTCGACGTTGCGCTCGAAGGCCTCGGGTGTGCCGAAGACGTCGGCGATGACCGAGTGGTCGATGACCATCTCGGCCGGAGCGAGCGGGTTGATCTTGGTGGCGTCGCCGCCGAGGTCGGCCATCGCCTCGCGCATCGTGGCGAGGTCGACGACGCAGGGCACGCCGGTGAAGTCCTGCATGATCACGCGCGCCGGCGTGAACTGGATCTCCTTGGAGGGCTCGGCGTCGGCGTCCCAGCCGGCGAGCGCCTCGATGTCGGCCTTGGTGATGTCGGCGCCGTCCTCGGTGCGCAGCAGCGACTCGAGCAGCACCTTGAGGCTGAACGGCAGCGACGAGACGTCGAGCCCCTCACCGGTCACCGCGCCGAGGCGGTAGTAGTCGTAGGAGGCGTCCCCGACTGAGAGCGAGTCCTTGGAATTGAAGCTGTCGACGGCCATCGTCATTCTCCTTCGCGAGGTCTGTTCCATCCTGCCCAGCGGCGCCTCACGGCGCACGGTCAGGCTCACCTAACCCCGGGTCCACGATGTATCTTGATATCAAGATACATGATGTCGAGACGATTCACACGTCGCGGCGGGTCAGAACAGGTCGGGGAACCGCAGGACCTGGGCGAAGAACGCGATGTACGTCAGCGCGACCGTCAGCAGGCCCACGACCCCCAGCACCTCGATGACGGTCAGCAGGCGGCTGCGTCGCTCGGACGTCACGGCGGTCTCCCCCACACCGAGCACGACACGGGTGCGCGTGAGGCGGTCGGCGAGGCCCCTGTCGGTCGACAGCAGGATCGGGACGACCAGCACCAGCAGCGCGACGTAGGCCGCTCCCCCGACGTGCCACGCATCGGGCGTCAGGCGCCGCAGCACGGTCGGCAGACCGATCGGGATCGCCGCCGCGGCCAGGTCGAGCAGCACCGCCATGACGAGTCCGCGCAGCAGGCCGCGCGCCGCGCCGGTGGGCGCACCCGTGACGGTGTCGACCACGGCGATGCCGACGCGGTGCTTGCCGACGCTGTGACCCCGGATGCCTTGGCGCAGACCGTTGTTGACGATCACGAACAGCTCGCCCACGATGAGCCCCGCGAGGATCAGGTGGTCCGACAGGGTGACCGACCAGAAGTCGCGGGTCGAGCTGTCGTCGACCGCGAGCTGCACGATCTCGACCGCGAAGTAGATCAGCGCACCGGTCGAGAAGGCGGCGCTGAACAGCAGCGCGTCCTGCCCGAGCGCCTCGCGACGCAGCTGCTTGACGGCACGTCGGTCGGTCGAGATGTCGGTCGATTCGGTCATGGCAGGTTCCTAACGCATGGACCGCACGTACGTCACGAGCCTGCGCCCGTCCCGCACGCGGTCCTCCCAGGTGATGCCGACGGCCAGCAGCACGGCGCTGACGACGGCGATGAGCACGACCCGTGGAGCGGCGTTCGCGTAGGGGCCGATGTTGAACAGCACGAGCAGCGCGAGGACCGTGACGCCCGCGACGAACGGTGCCTGCCACCCGAGCCGGACGCCGATCGCGAGCACGGCCGCTGCACCGGCCCCCAGCAGCAGCGCCCTCAGCTCTGTCGGCTCGGCCAGCGCCTGGGGCACGCTCGGCAGCAGCGCGACCGCGAGTCCGGGCCCCAGCAAGGCCCACGTGCTCGTGTCGGGGCGGCGGGTCGTGGCCCAGGTGCCCGCAGCGAGCCCGGCCGCCCCGAGCGGCAGCGTGTAGGCCTCGACGAACGAGAACCCGCTGTCGACGATCAGCGCCACATAGGCGACGACGAGTGCGGCGATGCCCGGCCACACCAGCCACCGACGACGTGCGACGACGAAGCTGAGCGAGATCAGGGCCACGCCGGCGATCGTCCAGCGCACCGCGATCTCGCCGGAGGCGCCCGGCCAGAGCAGCGCGACGGCCAGGCCGGCGGCGGCGGTCGCCTCGACGGCGTCCGCGACGCCACGCACCGGTGGCCACAGCTGGGCGACGGCCAGGAGCAACAGCGCCACGACGACCCCGAGCAGGGGCACGACCGCGTCGTCGACGTCGAGCAGCCCGACGGTCGCCGCGGTGCCAGCCAGGACGCCGCCGACACCGACGACTGCGTGCAGCTGGCGCACCGGACCCACGGCGCTGACCAGCGCCAGACCGAGCAGCAGGAGCCCGCCGCCGAGCCACGTGGCCGCCGACACCCCGTGCGACGCCGCGGCCAGCGTCGACGCCGACACGAGCAGCGCCAGGGCCACGACCGTTGGGACCGCGGCGACCTTGCGCACCCTGACGACGGCGAACGCCACCGCGAGAACGACGAGCGATGCCGCGACGAGCCAAACTGGCCAGCGCAACGCGACGACCGAGGTGACGGCTCCACCCGCCAGGACGGTGCCGATCACTGCGGCAGCGTGCGGGCGCAACCCCGTGACCTCCGGCCAGCGGGTCACGGCCCACGTCGTGGCCACCAACCCGAGCAGGAGGATCGGCACGGCCCACGCGGCGCGGTCGTCGACCGAGGCGGCGTCGAGCCTCACGTGCCACGGCACCTGCCACGGATCCGTGAGGATCCTGCTGCCCGTGTCGAGCGCATCACCCACGAGCACGAGCTGCACGACCGCGGCACCGACCACTGCGGGCACCGCGCCGAGTCTCACTCCACGCATCCAGGTGTTCTCGCCGGCCAGCGCCGCGGCAGCCAGCGCCGCAGCCAGCACGGTCACGACCGCCCAGGCCCGCTCGTCCGCCCCGGAGTCGACGACAGGCGCGGCAACGAGCGCACAGGCCGCGAGGACGGCCAGGGCGACCCCGGGGATGCGCACGACCGGCACGACCCACGCGATCACGAGCGATGCGACGCCCATGAGCAGCAGCGGCAGCCCGTGACCGCCGCCGGCGAGGTCGTCGAGCGAGGGGTTCTCGACCAGCTCGACCACGGCCGCGCCGTACGCGAACACGAAGAAGCCCGCGATCACGATGCGTGCCGCCAACGTCATGGGTGCCAGGCCGGCCGGGCGGGTTGCGAGGGCGAGCAGTCCAGCCACGACGAGGGCGAGCAGGCTGCGCCACGCGAAGTCCCAGTCGTCGCCGACCGCTCCTGCACCGATGCCCGCGATCGAGATCGCGACACCGCCCGCGACGGCCGGGGCGACGAGGGCCACCGAGACGTGCCGGCGGGCCCACACAGCGATGCCGACGCTCAGGGCCAGCGCCACGACGCCCCACACGATCCATCCGGCCGCGACGTCGAGGGCACCGAGCCCGGCGAGGTCCTCATGACGGGCGGCGAAGAAGTCGAGCGTCAACAGCGCCAGGAAGACCGTCCACACGGCCTCGGCCGAGGCCCGCAGCGGCCGGCGGGTGACCCAGACGCCGAGACCGCCGATGACGGCGCTGACCCCCAGCAGGATCAGCGTGCGCCCGGCCAGACCGATGTCCTCCCACGAGCGGGTCACGAAGATCAGGCCGGCGACGACCAGGCCGAAGGCACCGAGCACCAGCAGGATCGTGCCGACCGACCACGAGCGTGCCGGGGCCGCGGGCTGGCCCGCGGCCGCGGACGGTGCCGGGTACGGCTGGATAGGCGGGGGCGGCTGGGGCTGCGTGCGCTGCGTGGGCTGTGGCTGCCGCGGCGGCTGGGCCGGGTAGGGCTGCCACTGCGGAGGTGCCGCGACGAAGGGGTCGGATGGCGCAGCCGGCGCGGCGGGGGCAGGGGCAGGGGCGGAGCTCTGCTCGGCGGGTCGTGCAGGGGCCGGCTCCGGCGCGGACTCCGCCGCCGGAGCGGGCGACGGTGTCGCCGGCGTCGCCCGCGGACGCCGAGCGGCGCGGTCGAGCAGCTCGTCTGCCTGCAGCAGCACCTGCCACAGCTGACGCACCTCGAGCGAGGTCAGGTCGAGGCCGCACTGCGGACACGCCGGTTGGCCCGCGATGGCACCCCGACACTCCGGACAGGTTGTCGGATCAGCGAAGCGCATGGCCACACTCTGTCGTCCGTGCCGGGCCGGCACAAGCACCGGCCCCCGTGCGGCGGTGCCGACTACGGTGGCACCATGCCCAAGGCTCCCCCCGCCGCACCTCTCCTGCGCGTCCGCGACCTGCACCGCAGCTTCGGCGACCTGCACGTGCTCGCGGGGCTCGACCTCGAGCTCGCGAGCGGCGAAGCCCTGGCCCTGATCGGGCCCAACGGTGCCGGCAAGTCGACAGCGCTGCGCTGCATCGCCGGGGCCGACCAGGCCACGAGCGGCACCGTGGAGCTCGACGGTGCCCCGCTCGACGAGCGGTCCCCGGCGACGCGCCGCGACCTCGCGGTCGTGATGGACGATCTCGACTTCTTCCCCGACCTCAGCGTCGTCGAGCACCTCAACCTGCTGGCCCGCGCCCACCAGGTCGCCGAACCCGACGACCTCGTCGACGCCGTGCTCGCCGACGTCGGGCTGCAGCGGCAGGCCGCCCAGCTGCCGGGCACCCTGTCGTCCGGCCAGCGGCGCCGCCTCGCACTCGCCAGCGCATTCGTCCGTCCCCGCCGGCTGCTGATCCTCGACGAGCCCGAGCAGCGGCTCGACGCGGCCGGGCTGGCCTGGCTCGCCGACCGCCTCAACGCCGAGAAGGCCGACGGCCTCGGCATCCTGCTGGTCAGCCACGACACCGACCTGGTCGACGCGGTGGCCGACTGGGTTCTCGACCTCGGCGAGCTGTGACGACCTCCTCAGGTGCCGGGCCTGCGGGCGTCCCCGCCATCGGTGCCCGCTCGCTGCGCCGGCAGATGCGCGCCTGGCGCCGCGACCGCGCCGACACGACGCTGTACGAGCAGCTCTCCGAGGCCTATGTCTGGGTGTTCAGCCTCGTCCTGCTCGGTGCCATGGCCATCAGCGCGATGGTGCAGACCCGGGTGAACATCGCCGCGGGCTGCACGACCTCGACGTGCGACGACGCCCGCACGTCGCTGGTCTGGGCCACCGTCGCGGCGACGACCGCGTTCTCCCTGGCTGCCGCGGCAGCCATCGGACCGGTCATGGTGACCCCGGCGACCGCCGCCTGGCTGCTGACGTCCCCCATCGACCGCGGCCCCCTGCTGCGGTCGCGCCTGTTCGTCGCGAGCGGCGCGACGGCGCTCGGCTGCACCGTCGTGGTCGCTGTCACGGGCCTGCTCGCGGGCATCCCCTACGGGGCCATCGCGGTGCTGGCGGTCGCGTCGGGCCTCACGGGTGCGGCCGGCACCGCAGCGGCAGCCGTGTGGCAGGCCCGGGGCGGTCGTGCCACGCAACGGGTGGCGCTGATCCTGGGCGTCCTGACCGCCGGCTGGCTCCTGCTCGTCGCGGTCGACGCCGAGCCCGGCACCGAGGCGGGGTGGCTCACCGGTCCGGCCGGTTGGGCAGCGATCGCTGCTGCCCTGCTGGCCGTGGTCGTACTGCTGATCCGGGCGACGTCACGGCTGTCCGCCCTGCTGAGAGCTCAGCTCGTGCCCGGCGGATCGCTGCTCTCCAGCCTCTCGGGCGCGCTGGCGGGTCTCGACCTCGCCTTGGCGTACGACGTGCTGGTCGCTCGACGCTGGCGCACCGCCGCGACCGTTCGGCCCGTGCGGGGTGGACCCGCCGGTGCCTGGGCGCTCGTGTGGCGCGACGTCGTCCGACTGCGACGGTCGCCGGGGCCGTTGGCCGCACTCGCCGGCGCGCTGCTCGTGCCCTACGTCGTCCTGCGTCTCGACCTCGACGACACCGTCGTGCTCGCCAGCGCCCTCGCGGCCTTCCTCGGCGGGCTCTGGTCGTTCACGGCGCTGCGCACGACGGGCCGCAACCCCGGGCTCGTGCGGTGCTTCCCGATGTCGTCGGCAGCCGTGCGGTCGGCGACCGCCGCGGTGCCCGGCGGCCTGCTGCTGCTCTGGTCGTTGGCCGCGGCACCCGCGATCGGGCACTCCCTCGACGACCCGACGGTCATCGACACCCTGCTGGTCGCCGTGGCGACGGGTGCGACGGCGCTGGGGGCCATCGCCCGCTGGATGCTCGCCCCTCCCCCCGACTACTCGATGCCGCTGGTCGCCTCGCCGACCGGTGCCATCCCCACGGGGCTCATCATCAGCGCCCTGCGCGGCTTCGACGTCCTCGCGCTCGGCGTCGTCCCGCTGCTCGTCGCTCCGGACACCAACGGTGCCCTGGTGTCGCTGGGCCTGACCGGGTCGGTCGTGAGCTACCTCGTCAGTCGCCGCTGACGCCTCCGCCGGAACACACGACACGACAGCGACGACTCAGCCGTGAAGTACGCCGTAGGCGATCTGCCCGGCGCTCCTGATCGCGTCCGGCACGAGCGCCCACGCCGGGTGGGAGTCATCCAGAAGCTTGCTCGCACGGCGCATCCGTTGCCGGTCCTTGCGGGTCAGCTGCTCGACCAGCTCGAATGGATCCGGGACAAGTGCGCAGAGCAACGCGAGATCCCGGTAGTGACGGTCTGGACCCGGCAGAGCCGTGGCGGCAGCCTTGCCGACGATCGCTGCCAGGAGCGTGGGCCGCGGGATCGCACCCCGATGCCCTTGGTGCACCACCGTGACGTGCTCGGCCCGGCCCAGCGCTTGGGTGCCGCCGGGCACTTCGATGGTGCGTCCCGGAGGTGTCGTCGTCAGATCGGCCCGCTCCCCCAGTCCTTCCGGTGCGAGCACGTCTATGACGACGGGACGCGGCACTGCGGGCCGGGTGTAGCGGTGCGCGAGCCCGTCGGTGCTGATGGACTGGAGCGCGAAGCCCATGCGCTCGAGATCGGCCACGAGGTGTTTCAAGGCACCCGGGACGGCCCGGATGTCCGCGATCACGTCCCCGTCCTGGCTGATCTGCGGCGGCTCCTGGCCGTGCTCGAGCGCGTGCAGCAGCACCATCTGTCCTCCGATGAGAGCCCACGGCACGTCCAGCCTGTCGCCGAGCTCGAGGAGGGCGTGCCACAACTCGTCAACCGGGGGCGGCAGGACGGGCAGCTCGATCACCACGCTCATGCGCAGCCTCGCCGGTCCTGCCAGCGGGCCAGCAGTTCTCCCAGACACGCAGCACCCGCGGCGACGGCACGCGGCTCTGCCGACTCCAGCAGATCCGCTGCCAGCAGCGCGTCTCCGATCAGACCCTGTCCACGGCCTTCAACGACAGCGAATGGCCAGACCTCCTTCGGAAGTCGGACTCTGAGATTGGGCTCCGGCCCATCGCGCAGTGCCAGCGAGCACGATAGATCGTGCCACTGCTCTTCCTCTACGTAGAGCTCCGGCATCGGGTCTGCCAGAGCGACGAGGTCGAACCCCCGGCTCGCCGCCGCGGACAACCCTGCGGCGTGGACGCCGTGCACCCGACGCAGACGCTCGATGGCTGCCGGGTGCGCAACGATGCCGAGCACGCTGCTACGCCCACGCAGAGCGGCACGCCATCCGTCCGGTCCCGGATCGATCAGGTCGGCCAGGTACCGACGCACCTGCGACCGCGCGGAGTCCGACAGCCAGAGGGCGCGACCCCCATCGAGGAGGTCGAGG is a window encoding:
- a CDS encoding SCO7613 C-terminal domain-containing membrane protein; its protein translation is MRFADPTTCPECRGAIAGQPACPQCGLDLTSLEVRQLWQVLLQADELLDRAARRPRATPATPSPAPAAESAPEPAPARPAEQSSAPAPAPAAPAAPSDPFVAAPPQWQPYPAQPPRQPQPTQRTQPQPPPPIQPYPAPSAAAGQPAAPARSWSVGTILLVLGAFGLVVAGLIFVTRSWEDIGLAGRTLILLGVSAVIGGLGVWVTRRPLRASAEAVWTVFLALLTLDFFAARHEDLAGLGALDVAAGWIVWGVVALALSVGIAVWARRHVSVALVAPAVAGGVAISIAGIGAGAVGDDWDFAWRSLLALVVAGLLALATRPAGLAPMTLAARIVIAGFFVFAYGAAVVELVENPSLDDLAGGGHGLPLLLMGVASLVIAWVVPVVRIPGVALAVLAACALVAAPVVDSGADERAWAVVTVLAAALAAAALAGENTWMRGVRLGAVPAVVGAAVVQLVLVGDALDTGSRILTDPWQVPWHVRLDAASVDDRAAWAVPILLLGLVATTWAVTRWPEVTGLRPHAAAVIGTVLAGGAVTSVVALRWPVWLVAASLVVLAVAFAVVRVRKVAAVPTVVALALLVSASTLAAASHGVSAATWLGGGLLLLGLALVSAVGPVRQLHAVVGVGGVLAGTAATVGLLDVDDAVVPLLGVVVALLLLAVAQLWPPVRGVADAVEATAAAGLAVALLWPGASGEIAVRWTIAGVALISLSFVVARRRWLVWPGIAALVVAYVALIVDSGFSFVEAYTLPLGAAGLAAGTWATTRRPDTSTWALLGPGLAVALLPSVPQALAEPTELRALLLGAGAAAVLAIGVRLGWQAPFVAGVTVLALLVLFNIGPYANAAPRVVLIAVVSAVLLAVGITWEDRVRDGRRLVTYVRSMR
- a CDS encoding DUF6297 family protein, whose product is MTTSSGAGPAGVPAIGARSLRRQMRAWRRDRADTTLYEQLSEAYVWVFSLVLLGAMAISAMVQTRVNIAAGCTTSTCDDARTSLVWATVAATTAFSLAAAAAIGPVMVTPATAAWLLTSPIDRGPLLRSRLFVASGATALGCTVVVAVTGLLAGIPYGAIAVLAVASGLTGAAGTAAAAVWQARGGRATQRVALILGVLTAGWLLLVAVDAEPGTEAGWLTGPAGWAAIAAALLAVVVLLIRATSRLSALLRAQLVPGGSLLSSLSGALAGLDLALAYDVLVARRWRTAATVRPVRGGPAGAWALVWRDVVRLRRSPGPLAALAGALLVPYVVLRLDLDDTVVLASALAAFLGGLWSFTALRTTGRNPGLVRCFPMSSAAVRSATAAVPGGLLLLWSLAAAPAIGHSLDDPTVIDTLLVAVATGATALGAIARWMLAPPPDYSMPLVASPTGAIPTGLIISALRGFDVLALGVVPLLVAPDTNGALVSLGLTGSVVSYLVSRR
- a CDS encoding ABC transporter ATP-binding protein; translated protein: MPKAPPAAPLLRVRDLHRSFGDLHVLAGLDLELASGEALALIGPNGAGKSTALRCIAGADQATSGTVELDGAPLDERSPATRRDLAVVMDDLDFFPDLSVVEHLNLLARAHQVAEPDDLVDAVLADVGLQRQAAQLPGTLSSGQRRRLALASAFVRPRRLLILDEPEQRLDAAGLAWLADRLNAEKADGLGILLVSHDTDLVDAVADWVLDLGEL
- the acnA gene encoding aconitate hydratase AcnA, which codes for MAVDSFNSKDSLSVGDASYDYYRLGAVTGEGLDVSSLPFSLKVLLESLLRTEDGADITKADIEALAGWDADAEPSKEIQFTPARVIMQDFTGVPCVVDLATMREAMADLGGDATKINPLAPAEMVIDHSVIADVFGTPEAFERNVEIEYERNRERYQFLRWGQGAFDDFKVVPPGTGIVHQVNIEKLARVVFDKSGTVYPDSCVGTDSHTTMVNGLGVVGWGVGGIEAEAAMLGQPISMLIPRVVGFKLSGELPQGATATDLVLVITEQLRKHGVVGKFVEFYGSGVGAVPLANRATIGNMSPEYGSTIAVFPIDDETTKYLRLTGRTEDEIALVEAYAKAQGLWHDPDHEPRFSEYLELDLGDVVPSIAGPKRPQDRVSLTESASSFQTALADYAGSSDASNVQSVTLDDGTSFDIDHGAVTIAAITSCTNTSNPSVMIGAGLLAKKAVEKGLQRKPWVKTTLAPGSKVVTDYYEKSGLNVYLDKLGFNLVGYGCTTCIGNSGPLIPEVSKAVNDGDLAVTAVLSGNRNFEGRINPDIKMNYLASPPLVIAYALAGSMAVDLFNDPLGQDEDGNDVFMADIWPSPQEVEDVIAASIDSDTFTREYADVFAGDERWQNLPTPDGDVFEWDPDSTYVRKAPYFDGMQREPSPVTEVSGARVLLKLGDSVTTDHISPAGAIKKDSPAGKYLTEHGIEARDFNSYGSRRGNHEIMIRGTFANIRLRNQMAPGTEGGFTRDLLAEDTPVTSIFEASESYAAAGVPLVVLTGKEYGSGSSRDWAAKGTALLGVKVVIAESYERIHRSNLIGMGVLPLQYPAGENAESLGLTGEETFDFTGITELNEGRTPKTVHVAATAADGSVVEFDAVVRIDTPGEANYYRNGGIMPYVLRSLLD